TGAGATAACGGATTTCCTGCCAGATTTCATCTGACTGTACTGGTGATCCGCCTGGTGAGTTGATATTTAAAGCAATCGCTTTACTGTTTTTCGCTTCAAAAGCACGTTTTAAGGCTTTGATGGTATCTTCACTATTAACCGACTGGTTGCCCGAATCAATGGTTCCAATAATATTGACAACGGCAATATGTGAACCAGCCACGCCCGGTGCTGCAGTATCCTCAACCATGGAACAGCCTCGTCCCATCAAAATAAAGATCAGTAGGACATAGCCAAAGGTCAGGAATTTAAAGAAGATACTCCAACGCCGTGCACGACGTTGTTCTTCGACAGAAGCAAGAACAGCTTTTTCTAAAATTTGCCATTCCTGTCCATTTTTATTGTTCGTTTGTTGCGTTTCGTTCTGAGGTTTTGGTGGCCAATCGGACATACAACACAATCCAAATGATTTGTAAAGTTCATCATTATATACACTGTGTGGTGAAAAACTGTCTTCAAAGGGTGATTTACACTATAATATTTTTTTCGGCGCTTCACCTTTCTTTGACCGTTTTCACCGTTTTGTATCATGACGACATCACATTCAAACAGCGTGACCTATAAACTGCTTAAGTTTATCGGTCGTCAGCCGATCCAGGTTTCCCGTTTTATTGCTCGCTTACTTGCAAGTGCGGTCAATCTATTTCATCTGTCCAATACGGCAAAAACCATTCAGCTTAATTTGCAGATCGCTTTGCCCGACTTATCCGAGCCAGAACGCATCGACATTAGCCGTAAAGCGATCAAAAATGAGCTGATGTCATATTTCGAATTTTTCAGCATTTGGGGTTCTAGTAACCAGAAAAATCTGAGTCGCTTACATTCAGTCACGGGCGAACATTACTTTCATGAAGCACTGGCAGAAAACAAAGGTCTGGTTTTAGTCGTTCCCCATTTTGGCACTTGGGAAATCATGAATGTTTGGTGTGCTCAACACACCGCGATGACCATTTTATATAAACCGGTAAAAGACCCCGCAGCTGAACAATTTGTTCGTGAAGCACGTGGTCGTGAGCAGGCCAATTTGGTCCCCACGGATGAAAGCGGGGTACGCCAAATTTTTAAAGCCCTGAAACAAGGGGGAACCACGGTGATTTTACCTGACCATACGCCCAATACCGGTGGAGATCAGGTGGAGTATTTCGGTGTGCCTGTCGCATCAAGTAACCTGAGTGCCAAACTCATCCAGAAAACCAAAGCTCAGGCCCTACTCTTGTACGCGTTACGAAATGAGCAAAATGGTTTTGATATGTATATCGAGCCGATCAATGAACAGGTCTATCAGGGCTCAGCCGAGCATGGCACACGTGTGATTCATCAGGCGATCGAAGGCTTGGTTCATCGCTATCCTGAACATTATCACTGGAGCTATAAACGTTTTAAGGCTAATCCTGCACTGGCAAACGTCTATAACTTACCCTGCGAACAGGCACTGGTTAAAGTCCAGACCTTAAGACAGCATCAGCAACAGGCTCTCGCTGCAACCAACGCCACTGCTGTCGATGTGTCCGCAACTTGATTTCCTGTTCATTTAGCTGAAATTGCAAGGTTCCCGCTTGTGCTGTCGTAAGCAGAGGAATTCCTAACTCGCGCAATCTGGCCTGTAATTCTTGACTCGGATGACCATAGCGGTTATCCCAACCGACGGAAGCGACTGCTAATTTTGGCTTAAGCTGCTGCAAAAAGGCATAAGAAGAGCTATGCCGACTACCATGATGTCCTAGCACCAGCACATCAACTTTTAAATCTGGATAACGCTGCAATAATTGATATTCGGTTTCCCAACCGGCATCCCCCATGATTAGAAAGTTCTGAATGCCTTGTGCCTGGGTCACCTGTAGATACAATACACAAGAATATTCATTCCGATTGCTTTTCACCTTGGCTAAATCGGTATATATCGGTGACAGTACCCGCAATTGACTATGTTCAAATCGCCATTGCTGTCCTGCATGACAGTATTGAAACTGCTGTGGCAAAATGTCAGGCACGATTTCATTGGCTAATATCTGTTGGACAGGCAGGCCTTTTAGCACGGCCCCCAGTGCCCCACTATGATCCTGATCCAGATGGGACAAAAATAACTGCTGGAGTTGTGTAATCCCTTGCCGTGATAGATAGGGCAAGACAACCTGTTGACCAATACTAAACTTATCCTCGCGGTAATATCCACCGGTATCAATCATCAGTTTATGCTGTCCATCTTCTAATAGAATCGCTTGTCCCTGCCCCACATCCAGAATGTGTAAAGTCCATTGGGGATGTGTCGTGAAACCTAAAAAAACGGGCACTATCGCCAGTGCTGACCACGCTTTAGGAACTACACCACGTGGCAGAAACAGTAACAGCATTCCCAAACCTAACGATACAATTATCAGTGGTGTTGCAGCGAACCGATGCAGTTGAGGGTTGAACAGATGTTCCATCCCATTCAACAGGTACATCATCAGATTTAACAAGTGGTCGGTGATTTGAAAACCCAAACTCCCGAAGGGTTCCCAAATCAAATACAGACATGCCGAGACAATATTCAACGGTACAATAACACCGGCCAAAATCGGAATCGTCAGGATATTGGCCAGTGGTGCAATCCAGCTGAGTTGCTGAAAGAAGATCAAGACCAGCGGCAATAAAGCGATAAAAATCTTGCCTTGTGATTCCACAAGTAACCGAAAATGCTGAAAGAAACGTTGTAGCCCAGTAATCTCGGTACCCAAAGGTTGCTGCTGCAAAGTTTGATAAATTCTTAACAGGATAAAGCTGGCGCCAAAAGACAACCAGAAAGCCGCTGACAACACACTCCACGGATCAAACAGCAGTAAAATACTCGCACTCAGCAACAGGATACTCAGGCTACGCAGGGGCTGCTGCAATAAAATGACCGTTACCGTGACTATACTCATCAGCAAGGTCCGTAATGCAGGAATTTCAAAGCCAACAAAAGCGCAATATCCCAGCACTGCCCCTAAAAAAGGCAACATCAGCACATACACTTTGGGCCATTTTAAATACAACTGTGGTCGATAACGCCCGATGATACGTTGGAGTAGCCAGCTGACCAATAAAGCAAAAATTAAGACATGTGGTCCAGAAATCGCCAACAGATGACTGATGCCTAGACGCTGAAATTGTGCTTCAGTATGTGCTGATAACAGACTACGGTCGCCTGTAAGCAAGCCGAGCAATAAGCCTTTTTGTACGAAAGGCTGATGTTGAATAAATTCACGATAACCGTAACGCAATTGTTCAATATATAAACGGAATTGCATCCACCAACCCTGCTGTTGACGTTGATGTGCAGAAAAACCAAGAGCAGTGACCTGTTCTGTAGTCAAAGGTTGGATCATGTCCACACGCAATCCAGCCATCACATTTTGCTGTAGCCACCATTTTTCCTGATCAAATGCCCCGGATGTCGCATAACTATGTGCCGGTTTAAGCCTCCCTTGAATACGATAATACTGTCCTAATTGCAAAGAGGACGGGGATTGATAACCAGAGCTTTTCATCAACAACAACCACTGAACGGGTTTGGCATGCCACCCCAATACCTGAACCTTTTGCTGAACCGTCTCTTCCTTGAATTCACTGAGACGATCCGCATAAACCACCACCTCTACCTGTTGAGGCTGTGTTTCCCGAAACTGCAAACGTTTCGTTAAGGCATGGTCAGCATAGTAATGCCCACTAGAAAAAGCAGTAGAGACAAAGAGGATCACTTGCACAATCTTGATCGCTAGGAAATCCGTCTTGACCCATTTCAACTGAATCAATACCACTAGAATCAAGGAGAGGATGAATAAAACAGGCCAGATACTAAAAAGCAAAGGGAGACTACTGCCCATGCTTGCGATACCCAAGATCCAAGACAGCAAAATCAGCTTCAACATGAATAATATTGTGAGTTATTGTTTTTGAATGCAAAATATTAAAGCCCAGTAAACTGGGCTTTAACAAGATGAAAATTAGGATTCCGATAGACGGTTATGCCGGTACCCACAGACCATCTTGCATATGCAAAATTTGATCTGCAGCCTGAGCCAGCTGTTCATCATGAGTAACGATCAGCATCGCCATATTTAATTCTTTTTTCAGGTCGCTGAGTAATTCAAAAATACTCAGCGCTGTTTTGCGATCCAGATTTCCGGTCGGCTCATCCGCAAGCATTAGGGCGGGCTTGGTAACCAGTGCACGAGCCAACGCCACACGCTGACGTTCCCCGCCTGATAATTCCCCAGGTTTATGGGTCATACGATGCGATAAGCCGACACGTTCCAACAAATACTCGGCCTGTTGCTTCACCTCTTTATAGACACTGTCACGGCGTAACATTAACGGCATGGCGACATTTTCCAGTGCAGAAAACTCAGGTAAAAGGTGGTGAAACTGATAGACAAAACCCAGATACTGATTACGCTGATAGCCTCGTTCTGCTTCTCCCAAATTGTCAAAGCGTTGACCGTTGAGAAAAACCTGCCCTTCCGTTGGCCGCTCCAATCCACCTAGCACATGCAACAACGTACTTTTGCCTGAACCACTTGCCCCCACCACTGAAATAAACTCACCTGCATCGACTTTCAGTGATAGACCTTTAATCACTTCCACCTTGGATTTGCCATCCGTAAAGTGCTTATAAATATTTTTGGCTTCCAACACAGTTTTATTCATAGCGTAAAGCCTCAGCAGGTTGAATTTTAGCTGCACGTAATGCTGGATAAATGGTCGCCAAAAAACTCAGTAATAGTGAAAGGCTGACAATAATGACGACATCTTGCCATCTTAAATAAGAAGGTAAATAGTTAATAAAGTAGGCATCAAACAGATGTAAACCAAAGGCATTATTCAACCAGGAAATAAAATCACTAATACTGGAAGCAAAGATAATCCCCAAAATTGCACCGGTTACAGTTCCAATCACGCCAATCACGGTACCTTGCACCATAAAGATTTTGGTGATGGTTGCTGGTGATGCACCCAAAGTTCTTAAAATCGCGATGTCTGATTTCTTATCCGTAACTACCATCACCAGAGAAGACACGATATTAAAAGCGGCAACCAGCACAATCAGGAAGAGCAGCAAGCTGACCATGGCCTTTTCCATTTGAATCGCGCTGAACAGATTGCCATGGGTATAAGTCCAATCCGAAGCATAAAAGTTGCTAGGTAGTCCACGAACAATATCTGCCGCAACTTGAGGGGCAACAAAAATATCATCCAGTTTTAAACGCACCCCCTGTGCACCATCCGGCAAACGTAATAAGGTCGCAGCATCATTAAGCGCAATATAGCCCATCATGGAATCGACTTCGGCACCGATACTGAAAATCCCGACAATTTTAAAGCGCTTAAAGCGTGGAACTACTCCGGCAGGTGACGGTGTTGCTTCTGGCAGGACTAAAGTGACATTATCATTCAGGCCAAGTCCGAGGGCATCGGTCATCTGTTTACCCAATACAATACCAAACTCACCTTTTTTCAGCTGATCGATACTGCCTTCGACCATATGATTTTGGATAATCGAGACTTTCTTTTCGTATTCAGGTTCAATGCCCGTGACCATGATGCCGGCGACCTGACCTTGCGCGGTCAGCATCCCCTGGAGTTGGGTAAATGGTGCAACACCAGTAACATGTTCATGCTGTTCAACTTTTTTTGCAAGTTCTGGCCAATCTGTTAGAATTTGATTAGAAGAGACTGTTGCCTGCGGGATCATTCCCAAAACCCGGTTCTTCAGTTCGCGGTCAAAGCCGTTCATCACGGACAAGACCGTAATCAGCACAGCCACCCCTAAGGTGAGACCGATCATCGAAACCAAAGCGATAAAAGAAATAAAGTGATTACTACGCCGTGCGCGAGTATATCTCAGCCCTATATACAGCGAGATTGGTTTAAACATACCACCTAGTCCGAGGTAATTCATTATGGAAACATTACAGCATCAAAGCGGCATTTCAGAACGTCGTGTGATGTCTCGCATCGATGCTGCCTTGCGAATTAATTATCAGATGATTTCTGATGATGTTGCTCTTAATGATCCTTACGATCCTAATTTTGTCTTGCCGCGTTATTTTCTACTACTTGCAGAATTAGATCAATTTGATCATGCAATCAACTACGAATTAGAACAATTAAATGAAAAAGATCAACAAATTGCTCGAATCTTATCCTTATTTGATCAAAAATTGAATCTCATCACCGGCTCATTATACGATGCTATTGTACAATCCATGTTGCCAATCCCTAAACAGGTGAATTTTTCTGAAAGTGGTCTGAGTTTTTCCAGTGATAGTGCGATTGCCGAAGGTAGCTATATCCATGTGACCTTAAGCCATCCAGAAAATTTTTTCCATATTGCGGCCACCGCCCAAGTCGTCTATAGCAAACCTTCAGAAAATGGTCTCTTCCGTACGGGTGCCTACTTTGTGACACTCCATCCGCAAGATCGCGCCAAACTTGCGCAGGTTGTTGCAGAAGCTGAACAAAGTTCGACGAAATCCTCTGCAACTTAAGCAGAGGATTTCAATTTATGCGCCAATTCACGACTGGCCTTGAGATCACGGTAGAAATATAGAAACAGACCACATAACAGAATTGCCGCACCCAACAGCACCATGATTGATAAGCGTTCATGGTTAAACGCTGCACCCACTAACAAGGCCAACATCGGTGTCATTACAGTGGTTAATGACAAAGTGGTCGCCTGAATGTTTTGTACCAGTTTGAAATAACAAAACATCGCGATCAGAGATGCCATTACTACCGTATACATCAATGCAATCAAAGACTTGGTGCTAGGAATATGGTCTGGTGCATACTGCCAAATAAAGGGCAATAATGCCAAGGCACCCACGCTCGAAACCAGAATAGACCCCGTGGCTTGAGCCATGGGCTCCACTCTTGCATTGACTTTCTTTACCCAGAAAATCGACAAGGCATAGGTAAACACACTGATCAACATCAAGCCAATACCGATCGGATTCACATGCTGATTCTCGCCACTAAAGCAAATCACGGCTAAACCGGCGACTGCAACCAGCATCCCCATCCACTGCAAACGATTGAGTTGCTGCTGAAATCCGAACCGCCCAATTAAACCTGCCATAATCGGTGCCAAACCGAACATCAGTGCGATAATTCCAGAGCTGAGATAGCTGGTCGCGATGTAGGTAAAAATCTGTGAGCCAATAAAGCCTGTTGCACCTGCCAGATAGCTATGTAATGCCAATCTGCTCAACGGCAGATGTACGTTTAATATCCAAATCAAAGCCAAGGCAAGCGGTAAGGCAAAAAAGAAACGCAGGACCAAAGCCCACATCAAATGCAGATCAGACACACTCCAGACGATGGCTAGTGGCGTGGTTGACCAGATCAAGACTAGCATGGCGTAGGTCACGATCATATTGACTTTGGATGGCATCACTTCAGCTCACTGTGCCGTCTTGCGTTTTTGTTTCAGGATCGTTTGATCCAGACTACTGGAAAATTCACGTTTATCCCGCTCCGAAATTGGAGGTGGCCCGCCGGTTTGTACCCCTGCACCCCGTAAAGTGTCCATAAAATCACGTAAATGGAGACGTGCCTTAATATTGGACTGGGTAAAAATTTCTCCGCGTGGGTGAATAGCAATTCCACCCTTCTCAATTACTTGCGCCGCGAGAGGAATATCCTGAGTAATTACAATATCATTGCTTTGCATGCGATCAACAATTTCCTGATCAGCCTGATCTGCACCACTCAAAACCTGAATAGAGTTAATCCTTACCGAAGGGGTAATGCCCACATTCTGGTTGGCCACAAAAGTGACCTCAAGTTGATAACGATCTGAAGCCCGTAGAATCACTTCCCGCAGCATTTTAGGTAAAGCATCGGCATCCACCCAAAGTTTAAAGGGCAACACATCTCACCTTTTAATTGTCAATAAAACCATAGTGTAACAAACTCTCATGATGGGCTGCGGGCTAAAATTGCAAAATACCGAATGGTTGATATCAGATTCTCTAAAAATACTGGAGTAAATCCCGAAAATTGCACAATGATCAAAAACCGTATTCGCTCAGATCTAGCAGGAAGAAAAAATTCCTGGCTAAAATCGCACCTAGACCTTGAAAAACTGAGATCATCCTCGATTAAATAAGATAAATATCACCAAAATAAATTGTAGATATGAAAAATCCAAGCAGACCTGAACTGATCACAATTGATGATCAAAACTTTGGTAGCCATGTGGAACACTGGAGTCTACTGACCGATCAGCCCACCACCGAAGTACCCAAATGGTTAGGTCTTGCATTGGATCAACCGGTTATGCCGATGGGACTGTGTACGCAAGAAGCGGATATGGATCCTGCGGTCTGGTTCATTCAAGGACCAAACCACTCGGCCGTTCAGTTATGTCAGGTGATCGCTGTTGAAAACAATCGACCTAAAGCGGTTAAAACAGCTTTTCCGTGTTTTGAAAGTCCGTATAAACTGAATGCCCAAGTTGAGCGTATTATTTGCAGTAGTTCCAATACCCAAGCCGTGTTACGTCTCAAAGTCGGACAAAATGCAACCATTTACGCGTTTGACAGTTTGTATAGTGTCAATCACGATCAATATCAACAAGGTCAGACCTATCAAGCACAGCTGAGCGCTTGGGCTTATGAACTAGAAAGCGTCGCGGAAGGTGAACAAATTGTTGTGGATGATCCGGCATCTGTACGCTATCACCATGCCTTAAATGATATTTTGGCAGAACATCAGGGTGTCGCGCCGGATAATCTGCAGGAACTGTTAGATGCCTGGCAACCTAAATCGGAAG
This portion of the Acinetobacter sp. GSS19 genome encodes:
- a CDS encoding DNA internalization-related competence protein ComEC/Rec2, with product MLKLILLSWILGIASMGSSLPLLFSIWPVLFILSLILVVLIQLKWVKTDFLAIKIVQVILFVSTAFSSGHYYADHALTKRLQFRETQPQQVEVVVYADRLSEFKEETVQQKVQVLGWHAKPVQWLLLMKSSGYQSPSSLQLGQYYRIQGRLKPAHSYATSGAFDQEKWWLQQNVMAGLRVDMIQPLTTEQVTALGFSAHQRQQQGWWMQFRLYIEQLRYGYREFIQHQPFVQKGLLLGLLTGDRSLLSAHTEAQFQRLGISHLLAISGPHVLIFALLVSWLLQRIIGRYRPQLYLKWPKVYVLMLPFLGAVLGYCAFVGFEIPALRTLLMSIVTVTVILLQQPLRSLSILLLSASILLLFDPWSVLSAAFWLSFGASFILLRIYQTLQQQPLGTEITGLQRFFQHFRLLVESQGKIFIALLPLVLIFFQQLSWIAPLANILTIPILAGVIVPLNIVSACLYLIWEPFGSLGFQITDHLLNLMMYLLNGMEHLFNPQLHRFAATPLIIVSLGLGMLLLFLPRGVVPKAWSALAIVPVFLGFTTHPQWTLHILDVGQGQAILLEDGQHKLMIDTGGYYREDKFSIGQQVVLPYLSRQGITQLQQLFLSHLDQDHSGALGAVLKGLPVQQILANEIVPDILPQQFQYCHAGQQWRFEHSQLRVLSPIYTDLAKVKSNRNEYSCVLYLQVTQAQGIQNFLIMGDAGWETEYQLLQRYPDLKVDVLVLGHHGSRHSSSYAFLQQLKPKLAVASVGWDNRYGHPSQELQARLRELGIPLLTTAQAGTLQFQLNEQEIKLRTHRQQWRWLQREPVADAVLRSGL
- a CDS encoding DMT family transporter, which translates into the protein MPSKVNMIVTYAMLVLIWSTTPLAIVWSVSDLHLMWALVLRFFFALPLALALIWILNVHLPLSRLALHSYLAGATGFIGSQIFTYIATSYLSSGIIALMFGLAPIMAGLIGRFGFQQQLNRLQWMGMLVAVAGLAVICFSGENQHVNPIGIGLMLISVFTYALSIFWVKKVNARVEPMAQATGSILVSSVGALALLPFIWQYAPDHIPSTKSLIALMYTVVMASLIAMFCYFKLVQNIQATTLSLTTVMTPMLALLVGAAFNHERLSIMVLLGAAILLCGLFLYFYRDLKASRELAHKLKSSA
- a CDS encoding lysophospholipid acyltransferase family protein, with product MTTSHSNSVTYKLLKFIGRQPIQVSRFIARLLASAVNLFHLSNTAKTIQLNLQIALPDLSEPERIDISRKAIKNELMSYFEFFSIWGSSNQKNLSRLHSVTGEHYFHEALAENKGLVLVVPHFGTWEIMNVWCAQHTAMTILYKPVKDPAAEQFVREARGREQANLVPTDESGVRQIFKALKQGGTTVILPDHTPNTGGDQVEYFGVPVASSNLSAKLIQKTKAQALLLYALRNEQNGFDMYIEPINEQVYQGSAEHGTRVIHQAIEGLVHRYPEHYHWSYKRFKANPALANVYNLPCEQALVKVQTLRQHQQQALAATNATAVDVSAT
- the lolD gene encoding lipoprotein-releasing ABC transporter ATP-binding protein LolD; this translates as MNKTVLEAKNIYKHFTDGKSKVEVIKGLSLKVDAGEFISVVGASGSGKSTLLHVLGGLERPTEGQVFLNGQRFDNLGEAERGYQRNQYLGFVYQFHHLLPEFSALENVAMPLMLRRDSVYKEVKQQAEYLLERVGLSHRMTHKPGELSGGERQRVALARALVTKPALMLADEPTGNLDRKTALSIFELLSDLKKELNMAMLIVTHDEQLAQAADQILHMQDGLWVPA
- a CDS encoding PilZ domain-containing protein — protein: METLQHQSGISERRVMSRIDAALRINYQMISDDVALNDPYDPNFVLPRYFLLLAELDQFDHAINYELEQLNEKDQQIARILSLFDQKLNLITGSLYDAIVQSMLPIPKQVNFSESGLSFSSDSAIAEGSYIHVTLSHPENFFHIAATAQVVYSKPSENGLFRTGAYFVTLHPQDRAKLAQVVAEAEQSSTKSSAT
- a CDS encoding YaiI/YqxD family protein, which gives rise to MLPFKLWVDADALPKMLREVILRASDRYQLEVTFVANQNVGITPSVRINSIQVLSGADQADQEIVDRMQSNDIVITQDIPLAAQVIEKGGIAIHPRGEIFTQSNIKARLHLRDFMDTLRGAGVQTGGPPPISERDKREFSSSLDQTILKQKRKTAQ
- a CDS encoding lipoprotein-releasing ABC transporter permease subunit — translated: MFKPISLYIGLRYTRARRSNHFISFIALVSMIGLTLGVAVLITVLSVMNGFDRELKNRVLGMIPQATVSSNQILTDWPELAKKVEQHEHVTGVAPFTQLQGMLTAQGQVAGIMVTGIEPEYEKKVSIIQNHMVEGSIDQLKKGEFGIVLGKQMTDALGLGLNDNVTLVLPEATPSPAGVVPRFKRFKIVGIFSIGAEVDSMMGYIALNDAATLLRLPDGAQGVRLKLDDIFVAPQVAADIVRGLPSNFYASDWTYTHGNLFSAIQMEKAMVSLLLFLIVLVAAFNIVSSLVMVVTDKKSDIAILRTLGASPATITKIFMVQGTVIGVIGTVTGAILGIIFASSISDFISWLNNAFGLHLFDAYFINYLPSYLRWQDVVIIVSLSLLLSFLATIYPALRAAKIQPAEALRYE